One genomic segment of Marinitoga piezophila KA3 includes these proteins:
- a CDS encoding putative signal transducing protein: MWKILKSHINDFEAQMIKQLLESNGINVLLKAPKEIGIGSEFFGNGTIMNLYVNEEDYNVAKQILENREAE; this comes from the coding sequence ATGTGGAAAATTTTAAAATCTCACATTAATGACTTTGAAGCTCAAATGATAAAACAATTGCTCGAATCAAATGGAATAAATGTATTATTAAAAGCTCCTAAAGAAATTGGTATTGGGAGCGAATTTTTTGGTAATGGCACAATAATGAATCTTTATGTAAATGAAGAAGATTATAATGTTGCAAAACAAATTCTTGAAAATAGGGAGGCAGAGTAA
- the pfkA gene encoding 6-phosphofructokinase, translating to MKKIGIITSGGDAPGMNAAVRAVTRTATSNGLEVIGFYKGYAGILDKEYTELTYASVGGIMEKGGTILRTARVPGFKDPNIRAEAARNLKELGIDALIVIGGEGSLTGAKLLYEEHGIPIVGIPASIDNDIPDTDMAIGVDTCLNTAVDSMQKLKDTASSHERAFIVEVMGRGSGYIALMSGIAVGAEGIIIPELPIDYDQLTDKIWEQRKRGKINCIIVVAEGAASAYTVARHFENKIGYETRITILGHIQRGGSPTAFDRILASRMGYEAVKFLLNGEAGVMVALNRSKLIAVPIDKVLSEKKELDYELVKLANTLS from the coding sequence ATTAAGAAAATAGGTATTATAACAAGTGGTGGAGATGCTCCGGGGATGAATGCAGCAGTACGTGCTGTAACAAGAACAGCAACTTCAAATGGATTGGAAGTAATAGGATTCTACAAAGGTTATGCAGGAATTCTTGATAAGGAATATACTGAATTGACTTATGCATCTGTTGGAGGAATAATGGAAAAAGGCGGAACTATTTTAAGAACTGCGAGGGTACCGGGATTTAAAGATCCTAATATTAGAGCAGAAGCAGCAAGAAATTTAAAAGAACTGGGTATAGATGCATTAATTGTAATTGGTGGTGAAGGAAGTTTAACAGGTGCTAAATTATTATATGAAGAACATGGAATACCAATTGTTGGAATTCCTGCTTCTATTGATAACGATATACCTGATACAGATATGGCAATTGGTGTTGATACATGTTTAAATACAGCTGTAGACTCAATGCAAAAATTAAAAGATACAGCATCTTCTCATGAAAGAGCATTTATTGTAGAAGTAATGGGAAGAGGTTCTGGATATATAGCTTTAATGTCTGGTATAGCAGTTGGTGCTGAAGGAATAATAATTCCGGAATTGCCAATTGACTATGATCAATTAACAGATAAAATTTGGGAACAAAGAAAAAGAGGAAAAATAAATTGTATTATTGTTGTTGCAGAAGGTGCTGCAAGCGCATATACAGTTGCAAGACATTTTGAAAATAAAATAGGGTATGAAACAAGAATAACCATTTTAGGTCATATTCAAAGAGGAGGGTCACCAACTGCATTTGATAGAATATTAGCTTCAAGAATGGGTTATGAAGCTGTAAAGTTTTTGCTTAATGGAGAAGCTGGAGTTATGGTTGCTTTAAACAGAAGCAAACTAATAGCAGTTCCTATTGATAAAGTATTAAGTGAAAAGAAAGAGTTAGATTATGAATTAGTAAAATTAGCAAATACATTATCATAA
- the gcvT gene encoding glycine cleavage system aminomethyltransferase GcvT has translation MENLKRTPLYDEHVRLGAKMVPFGGWEMPVWYSSLKEEHNAVRNNVGIFDVSHMGEIDIKGKDAVKFVNYLITNNVEKIKPEEIVYSPMLNENGGVIDDLLAYKYSDEHILLVVNASNIEKDYNWIAEKAKDFEVEVKNISDNIAQIAVQGPKAEEMLQEISGVDLKNISYYNFTEGRINGIECLISRTGYTGEDGFEIYLDKEAAVPMWRKLLELLPKYDGKPAGLGARDTLRLEATYLLYGNDMNDEITALEAGLKWAVDFEKDFIGKEGLLKEKEVGIRRRLKGIEMLEKGIPRHGYKVFVGDEEVGFITSGTVSPTLNKPIALAMLNKPYYKKDTEIEVEIRNKRVKAKVIKIPFYRGSVKTRK, from the coding sequence ATGGAAAATTTAAAAAGAACACCTTTGTATGACGAACACGTAAGGTTAGGAGCAAAGATGGTTCCATTTGGTGGTTGGGAAATGCCAGTATGGTATTCTTCACTTAAGGAAGAACATAATGCTGTAAGAAATAACGTTGGAATTTTTGATGTTTCTCATATGGGTGAAATTGATATAAAAGGTAAAGATGCTGTTAAGTTTGTAAATTATTTAATAACCAATAATGTTGAAAAAATAAAACCAGAAGAAATCGTATATTCTCCAATGCTTAACGAAAATGGTGGAGTTATAGATGATTTATTAGCTTATAAGTATTCTGATGAACATATATTGTTGGTTGTAAATGCCTCTAACATTGAAAAAGATTATAATTGGATTGCTGAAAAAGCAAAAGATTTTGAAGTAGAAGTTAAAAATATTTCTGATAATATTGCACAAATTGCTGTTCAAGGACCAAAAGCTGAAGAAATGTTACAAGAAATTTCAGGGGTTGATTTGAAAAATATTTCATATTATAATTTCACTGAAGGAAGAATTAACGGAATTGAATGTTTAATTTCAAGAACAGGTTATACAGGCGAAGATGGTTTTGAAATTTATCTTGATAAAGAGGCAGCAGTTCCAATGTGGAGAAAATTATTGGAATTACTTCCTAAATACGATGGAAAACCAGCAGGACTTGGTGCAAGAGATACTTTAAGATTAGAAGCAACATATTTATTATACGGAAATGATATGAATGATGAAATAACAGCTTTAGAAGCTGGATTAAAATGGGCTGTTGACTTCGAAAAGGATTTTATTGGAAAAGAAGGTTTATTGAAGGAAAAAGAAGTTGGCATTAGAAGAAGATTAAAAGGAATAGAAATGCTTGAAAAAGGAATTCCAAGACATGGTTATAAAGTTTTTGTTGGTGATGAAGAAGTTGGATTTATTACCAGTGGAACAGTTTCTCCTACATTAAATAAGCCAATCGCATTAGCAATGTTAAATAAACCATATTATAAGAAAGATACAGAAATTGAAGTTGAAATAAGAAATAAAAGGGTTAAGGCAAAAGTAATAAAAATACCATTTTACAGAGGTAGTGTAAAAACAAGAAAATAA